A single region of the Streptomyces virginiae genome encodes:
- a CDS encoding PadR family transcriptional regulator produces the protein MSRRSGILEFAVLGLLRESPMHGYELRKRLNTSLGVFRAFSYGTLYPCLKTLVANGWLIEEPGNAPEDALAASLAGRRAKIVYRLTAAGKEHFEELLSHTGPDTWEDESFAARFAFFGQTERDVRMRVLEGRRSRLEERLEKMRASIARTRERLDDYTLELQRHGMESVEREVRWLNELIESERAGRDRRRSGPSDETEK, from the coding sequence ATGAGCAGACGCTCAGGCATCCTCGAGTTCGCCGTCCTCGGCCTGCTCCGTGAATCCCCCATGCACGGCTATGAGCTGCGCAAGCGGCTCAATACCTCGCTGGGAGTGTTCAGAGCCTTCAGCTACGGGACGCTCTACCCCTGCCTCAAGACGCTGGTCGCCAACGGCTGGTTGATCGAGGAACCGGGCAACGCCCCGGAGGACGCGCTCGCCGCTTCACTCGCAGGGCGCCGCGCCAAGATCGTCTACCGGTTGACGGCCGCGGGTAAGGAGCATTTCGAGGAATTGCTCTCCCACACGGGCCCGGATACCTGGGAGGACGAGTCCTTCGCCGCTCGCTTCGCCTTCTTCGGCCAGACCGAACGAGACGTCCGCATGCGGGTGCTGGAGGGCCGCCGCAGCCGGCTGGAAGAGCGGCTGGAGAAGATGCGCGCCTCGATCGCCCGGACGCGGGAGCGCCTCGACGACTACACGCTCGAGCTGCAGCGGCACGGCATGGAGTCCGTGGAGCGCGAAGTGCGCTGGCTGAACGAGCTCATCGAGAGTGAGCGGGCGGGACGGGATCGCAGACGATCCGGTCCGTCCGACGAAACTGAAAAATGA
- a CDS encoding alanine racemase yields the protein MALTLYVDTARWRAHQKQIQDQFPGLIPVCKGNGYGFGHERLCEEATRMGADILAVGTTYEASSIKDWFGGDLLVLTPFRRGEDPVPLPDRVIRSVASLDGVRGLVGARVVIECMSSMRRHGISEQDLGQLHAAIEDVRLEGFALHLPLDRPDGSDAVEEVIGWMDRLRAARLPLHTMFVSHLRAAELARLQQQFPQTRFRARIGTRLWLGDHEATEYRGAILDVTRVAKGDRFGYRQQKAASDGWLVVVAGGTSHGVGLEAPKALHGVMPRAKGVARAGLATVNRNLSPFVWAGKQRWFAEPPHMQVSILFVPSDATEPKVGDELVAHLRHTTTQFDRVLDA from the coding sequence ATGGCGCTCACGCTCTACGTCGACACCGCGCGCTGGCGTGCGCACCAGAAGCAGATCCAGGACCAGTTCCCCGGGCTGATCCCGGTCTGCAAGGGCAACGGATACGGCTTCGGTCACGAGCGGCTCTGCGAGGAGGCGACCCGCATGGGCGCCGACATCCTGGCCGTGGGAACGACGTACGAGGCCTCCAGCATCAAGGACTGGTTCGGCGGCGACCTGCTCGTCCTCACCCCGTTCCGGCGGGGCGAGGACCCGGTGCCGCTGCCGGACCGGGTGATCCGTTCGGTCGCGTCCCTGGACGGGGTGCGCGGTCTGGTCGGAGCCAGGGTGGTCATCGAGTGCATGAGCTCGATGCGCCGTCACGGCATCTCCGAGCAGGACCTCGGCCAGCTGCACGCCGCGATCGAGGACGTCCGGCTGGAGGGCTTCGCGCTGCACCTGCCCCTGGACCGCCCCGACGGCTCGGACGCCGTCGAGGAGGTCATCGGCTGGATGGACCGGCTGCGCGCGGCCCGGCTGCCGCTGCACACCATGTTCGTCAGCCACCTGCGGGCCGCGGAGCTCGCGCGGCTGCAGCAGCAGTTCCCGCAGACCCGCTTCCGAGCCCGCATCGGCACCCGGCTGTGGCTGGGCGACCACGAGGCCACCGAGTACCGCGGCGCGATCCTCGACGTCACGCGCGTGGCCAAGGGCGACCGGTTCGGCTACCGCCAGCAGAAGGCCGCCTCCGACGGCTGGCTGGTCGTGGTCGCCGGTGGCACCTCGCACGGCGTGGGCCTGGAGGCCCCCAAGGCGCTCCACGGTGTGATGCCGCGCGCCAAGGGCGTCGCCCGGGCGGGTCTGGCGACGGTCAACCGGAACCTTTCGCCTTTCGTGTGGGCGGGCAAGCAGCGCTGGTTCGCGGAGCCGCCGCACATGCAGGTGTCGATCCTGTTCGTCCCCTCGGACGCGACCGAGCCGAAGGTCGGCGACGAGCTGGTGGCGCACCTGCGGCACACCACCACCCAGTTCGACCGGGTGCTCGACGCCTGA
- a CDS encoding single-stranded DNA-binding protein yields MAGETVITVVGNLVDDPELRFTPSGAAVAKFRVASTPRTFDRQTNEWKDGESLFLTCSVWRQAAENVAESLQRGMRVIVQGRLKQRSYEDREGVKRTVYELDVEEVGPSLKNATAKVAKTTGRGGQGGYGGGGQQQGGGGGNWGGAPGGQQQQGGGAPSDDPWASSAPAGGQQQGGGGGGWGGSSGSSGGGYSDEPPF; encoded by the coding sequence ATGGCAGGCGAGACCGTCATCACGGTCGTCGGCAATCTCGTCGACGACCCCGAGCTGCGCTTCACCCCCTCGGGTGCGGCGGTCGCGAAGTTCCGTGTCGCGTCCACCCCCCGCACCTTCGACCGTCAGACCAATGAGTGGAAGGACGGCGAGAGCCTGTTCCTGACCTGCTCGGTGTGGCGGCAGGCGGCGGAGAACGTCGCCGAGTCCCTTCAGCGAGGCATGCGCGTCATCGTGCAGGGCCGGCTGAAGCAGCGGTCGTACGAGGACCGTGAGGGTGTCAAGCGCACGGTCTACGAGCTGGACGTCGAGGAAGTCGGCCCCAGCCTGAAGAACGCCACGGCCAAGGTCGCCAAGACCACCGGTCGCGGTGGCCAGGGTGGATACGGCGGCGGCGGTCAGCAGCAGGGCGGCGGCGGTGGCAACTGGGGCGGAGCCCCCGGTGGCCAGCAGCAGCAGGGCGGCGGAGCTCCCTCCGACGACCCGTGGGCGTCCAGCGCGCCGGCCGGTGGCCAGCAGCAGGGCGGCGGCGGGGGCGGTTGGGGCGGAAGCTCCGGCAGCTCCGGCGGTGGCTACTCGGACGAGCCGCCCTTCTAG
- the rpsR gene encoding 30S ribosomal protein S18, with protein MAKPPVRKPKKKVCAFCKDKTVYVDYKDTNMLRKFISDRGKIRARRVTGNCTQHQRDVATAVKNSREMALLPYTSTAR; from the coding sequence ATGGCGAAGCCGCCTGTGCGCAAGCCTAAGAAGAAGGTCTGCGCGTTCTGCAAGGACAAGACCGTGTACGTGGACTACAAGGACACGAACATGCTGCGGAAGTTCATTTCCGACCGTGGCAAGATCCGTGCCCGCCGCGTTACCGGCAACTGCACGCAGCACCAGCGTGACGTCGCCACGGCCGTCAAGAACAGCCGTGAGATGGCGCTGCTGCCCTACACGTCCACCGCACGATAA
- the rpsF gene encoding 30S ribosomal protein S6, with protein MRHYEVMVILDPDLEERAVSPLIENFLSVVREGNGKVEKVDTWGRRRLAYEIKKKPEGIYSVIDLQAEPAVVKELDRQMNLNESVLRTKVLRPETH; from the coding sequence ATGCGTCACTACGAAGTGATGGTCATCCTCGACCCCGATCTCGAGGAGCGCGCTGTCTCCCCGCTGATCGAGAACTTCCTCTCCGTCGTCCGTGAGGGCAACGGAAAGGTCGAGAAGGTCGACACCTGGGGCCGTCGTCGTCTCGCTTACGAGATCAAGAAGAAGCCCGAGGGCATCTACTCGGTCATCGACCTTCAGGCCGAGCCTGCGGTCGTCAAGGAGCTTGACCGACAGATGAACCTGAACGAGTCGGTTCTCCGGACCAAGGTCCTTCGCCCCGAGACCCACTGA
- a CDS encoding transglycosylase domain-containing protein gives MSEHRRKPPQPEGGGRASARRAAQPRPGRGAAGRDVPTASYSGSYAPQPSGSRAEARRAAQRGSGRGRGTGTATRGTGRPDKRLINYPRSDRDGWKRFVPSWKFVAGTALGFFAVITAGAGIGIAMVSTPDPNKAAQAQNNVFYWADGTQMVATGGSMNRQIVPISSIPRSMRDAVIAAENESFETDKGVDPMGVGRAVYNMATGGSTQGGSTITQQYVKNTYLDSDQTLKRKATELFIAIRLGVTEEKDKVLAGYLNTAYYGRDAYGIQAAARAYFGKDSQNLNPSECAFLAAVLKGPNLYNPDGGIGAAATPALNEKRARERWSWVLDREVEVGRMDKAERAKFTDADFPPRVESEQARGMTGQIGYLVDTAKAYVMKTKGITPEQMALGGYRIKTTFQKPRVDAMVKAVEDTRNGFIDEKGRPETDTFVQFGAASVDVKTGALVALYGGPGWDHKYFSNNANTSGVPVGSTWKPYVMAAAMEYGTQNSKGKGISADSKYMANDLTVINNREGRPLRDASGAPFKQKNESPTPFGYVTLNEAMEKSINVPFAQLVFDVGHDKVRAVAKSTGILEESINPNTDASFALGTSTPSAIRMADSYATFAASGTHREPFSVTEVVKNGDKLSGFEAPKDQRAMDSAVADNITKMLENVVENGTGKKVKKLGRPAAGKTGTTDENKSAWFVGYTPELSTSVVLFRTDPNSADKKLISMKGVGNIPSLHGGDIPAEIWTEYMGEALKGQPVKQFPEAEDIGVTADSAGAPSPTPSAVVSPSPSPSTQPSTSPSPSPSPSKGGRPSCPPWKLYCDPDTTRGTTNGGTDSGTTAGNTSGNTSGNTSGTNSGVIGGPSGSPTQSGKPGRPGGITGGFDDPGSE, from the coding sequence ATGAGCGAGCACCGTCGCAAACCGCCGCAGCCCGAGGGCGGTGGGCGCGCCTCAGCCCGCCGCGCTGCCCAGCCGCGCCCTGGAAGGGGCGCGGCCGGACGTGACGTCCCCACGGCGTCGTACAGCGGCTCGTACGCACCGCAGCCCTCGGGCAGCCGTGCCGAGGCCCGCCGGGCCGCCCAGAGAGGCAGCGGCCGCGGGAGAGGAACCGGCACCGCCACGCGCGGCACCGGGCGTCCGGACAAGCGGCTCATCAACTACCCGCGGTCGGACAGGGACGGCTGGAAGCGTTTCGTGCCGTCCTGGAAGTTCGTCGCCGGTACGGCCCTGGGCTTCTTCGCCGTCATCACGGCCGGTGCCGGCATCGGCATCGCCATGGTGAGCACGCCTGACCCGAACAAGGCGGCCCAGGCGCAGAACAACGTCTTCTACTGGGCCGACGGCACCCAGATGGTGGCGACGGGCGGTTCGATGAACCGGCAGATCGTGCCCATCTCCAGCATCCCCCGGTCGATGAGGGACGCCGTGATCGCGGCGGAGAACGAGTCGTTCGAGACGGACAAGGGCGTGGACCCGATGGGTGTCGGACGCGCCGTGTACAACATGGCCACGGGCGGCTCCACCCAGGGCGGCTCGACCATCACCCAGCAGTACGTGAAGAACACCTACCTCGACTCGGACCAGACGCTCAAGCGCAAGGCCACCGAGCTCTTCATCGCGATAAGGCTGGGTGTCACCGAGGAGAAGGACAAGGTCCTCGCCGGCTACCTGAACACCGCCTACTACGGTCGCGACGCCTACGGGATCCAGGCCGCCGCCCGCGCCTACTTCGGCAAGGACAGCCAGAACCTGAACCCTTCCGAGTGCGCCTTCCTGGCCGCCGTGCTGAAGGGCCCCAACCTCTACAACCCGGACGGTGGCATCGGTGCCGCCGCGACCCCCGCCCTCAACGAGAAGCGGGCCCGTGAGCGCTGGTCCTGGGTGCTGGACCGCGAGGTCGAGGTCGGCCGGATGGACAAGGCCGAGCGGGCCAAGTTCACGGACGCGGACTTCCCGCCGCGTGTGGAGTCGGAGCAGGCCCGTGGCATGACCGGCCAGATCGGCTACCTGGTCGACACCGCCAAGGCCTACGTGATGAAGACCAAGGGCATCACTCCCGAACAGATGGCCCTGGGCGGCTACCGGATCAAGACCACCTTCCAGAAGCCGAGGGTGGACGCCATGGTCAAGGCGGTCGAGGACACCCGCAACGGGTTCATCGACGAGAAGGGCCGCCCCGAGACGGACACCTTCGTGCAGTTCGGCGCGGCCTCCGTGGACGTGAAGACCGGGGCCCTCGTCGCCCTGTACGGCGGCCCGGGCTGGGATCACAAGTACTTCAGCAACAACGCCAACACCAGCGGTGTCCCGGTCGGCTCGACCTGGAAGCCGTACGTGATGGCGGCGGCCATGGAGTACGGCACCCAGAACTCCAAGGGCAAGGGCATCTCGGCCGACAGCAAGTACATGGCCAACGACCTCACCGTGATCAACAACCGTGAGGGCAGGCCCCTGCGCGACGCGTCGGGCGCGCCGTTCAAGCAGAAGAACGAGAGCCCCACCCCCTTCGGCTACGTGACCCTCAACGAGGCGATGGAGAAGTCCATCAACGTCCCGTTCGCCCAGCTCGTCTTCGACGTCGGCCACGACAAGGTCAGGGCCGTGGCCAAGTCCACGGGCATCCTGGAGGAGTCGATCAACCCGAACACCGACGCCTCCTTCGCCCTCGGTACCTCCACCCCGAGCGCCATCCGCATGGCCGACTCGTACGCGACCTTCGCCGCCTCCGGCACGCACCGCGAGCCGTTCTCCGTGACCGAGGTCGTGAAGAACGGCGACAAGTTGTCCGGCTTCGAGGCCCCCAAGGACCAGCGGGCCATGGACAGCGCCGTCGCCGACAACATCACCAAGATGCTGGAGAACGTCGTCGAGAACGGCACCGGCAAGAAGGTCAAGAAGCTGGGCCGGCCCGCCGCGGGCAAGACCGGTACCACGGACGAGAACAAGTCGGCGTGGTTCGTCGGCTACACCCCGGAGCTGTCGACCTCGGTGGTCCTCTTCCGTACCGACCCCAACTCGGCGGACAAGAAGCTGATCTCCATGAAGGGTGTGGGAAACATCCCCTCCCTCCACGGTGGTGACATCCCGGCCGAGATCTGGACCGAGTACATGGGCGAAGCGCTCAAGGGCCAACCGGTCAAGCAGTTCCCGGAGGCCGAGGACATCGGCGTGACCGCCGACTCCGCCGGCGCCCCCTCCCCCACGCCCTCGGCCGTCGTCTCCCCGTCCCCCTCCCCGTCGACGCAGCCGTCGACCTCCCCGTCGCCGTCCCCGTCCCCGTCGAAGGGCGGCCGGCCCTCCTGCCCGCCGTGGAAGCTGTACTGCGACCCGGACACCACGCGCGGGACCACCAACGGAGGCACGGACAGCGGCACCACGGCCGGCAACACCTCGGGCAATACGTCCGGCAACACGTCCGGCACCAACTCCGGGGTGATCGGCGGACCCAGCGGATCGCCGACCCAGAGCGGCAAACCGGGCCGCCCGGGCGGCATCACCGGCGGGTTCGACGACCCCGGCTCCGAGTGA
- a CDS encoding MFS transporter, translating to MPVVRDLRVLLRLRDFRNLLAVRLLSQAADGVYQVALATYVIFSPEKQTSPAAIASAMAVLLLPYSAIGPFAGVLLDRWRRRQVFLYGNLLRAFLACVTGMLIVAQVPDWLFYASALSVTAVNRFVLSGLAASLPHVVGPDQLVTANALSPTAGTLAAVAGGGLAFLVRLLASDSNALVVLLGAGLYLFAALVSLQLAIGLLGPDHPAGRTHPSVVEGVALTVRGMAEGLRHLASRREAARALVAMTMMRFCYGALFVMLLMLCRYAWSDNESDGLALLGIAVGASGAGFFAAAVVTPWLVGRLGPLGWITACSAGAAVLVPALGLFFAPGPMLAAAFVLGLATQGAKIATDTEVQSRVDDDYRGRVFSVYDVLFNVAFVGAAAVASLMLPTDGRSVALVLIVSALYAATAVFLARGERRFT from the coding sequence ATGCCTGTCGTACGTGATCTGCGCGTACTCCTGCGCCTGAGGGATTTCCGCAACCTGCTCGCCGTACGACTGCTCTCCCAAGCGGCGGACGGCGTCTACCAGGTCGCACTCGCCACCTACGTGATCTTCTCCCCGGAGAAGCAGACCTCACCGGCGGCCATCGCCTCCGCCATGGCGGTACTGCTGCTGCCGTATTCGGCGATCGGTCCCTTCGCCGGGGTGCTGCTCGACCGCTGGCGGCGCCGCCAGGTCTTCCTCTACGGCAATCTCCTGCGGGCCTTCCTCGCCTGCGTCACCGGAATGCTGATCGTCGCGCAGGTGCCCGACTGGCTGTTCTACGCCTCGGCTCTGTCCGTGACCGCCGTCAACCGCTTCGTGCTCTCCGGGCTCGCCGCCTCGCTGCCCCATGTCGTCGGACCCGATCAGCTGGTCACCGCGAACGCACTCTCCCCCACCGCCGGAACCCTCGCGGCGGTGGCGGGCGGAGGGCTCGCCTTCCTCGTCCGACTGCTGGCCTCCGACTCCAACGCCCTTGTGGTGCTCCTGGGCGCCGGGCTCTACCTGTTCGCGGCCCTCGTCTCCCTGCAGCTGGCCATCGGCCTGCTCGGGCCGGACCACCCCGCCGGCCGGACCCATCCCTCGGTCGTCGAAGGGGTCGCCCTCACGGTGCGAGGGATGGCCGAGGGCCTGCGCCACCTCGCCTCCCGGCGCGAGGCCGCCCGGGCGCTCGTCGCGATGACCATGATGCGGTTCTGCTACGGGGCCTTGTTCGTGATGCTGCTGATGCTCTGCCGCTACGCCTGGTCGGACAACGAATCCGACGGACTGGCCCTGCTGGGCATCGCCGTCGGCGCCTCCGGCGCCGGATTCTTCGCCGCCGCCGTGGTGACCCCCTGGCTGGTGGGCCGACTGGGCCCGCTCGGCTGGATCACCGCCTGCTCCGCGGGCGCCGCGGTCCTGGTACCGGCCCTCGGTCTGTTCTTCGCCCCGGGACCGATGCTGGCCGCCGCCTTCGTGCTCGGCCTCGCCACCCAGGGCGCCAAGATCGCCACCGATACCGAAGTGCAGTCCCGGGTGGACGACGACTACCGCGGCCGCGTCTTCTCCGTCTACGACGTGCTCTTCAACGTCGCGTTCGTCGGCGCGGCAGCGGTGGCCTCCCTGATGCTCCCCACCGACGGGCGATCCGTGGCCCTGGTCCTGATCGTGTCCGCCCTCTACGCCGCGACCGCCGTGTTCCTGGCCCGGGGAGAACGACGTTTCACGTGA
- a CDS encoding glycosyltransferase family 87 protein, whose product MTKVHEDSPVLPTQQDEVAAAGSELIGGPLGRYARLGGHWLGPVRVVALIAIGMFALGMVQKLPCYDWAWFRGAGSQYTHACYSDIPHLYAVRGFSDNLTPYFDRLPGDMEYLEYPVLTGLFMEIASWLTPGSGSMQHREQMYWMVNAGMLMACAAVIAVCVARTHRRRPWDALLFALAPAFALTATINWDLLAIALTAAGMLMWSRGRTVLFGVLIGLATAAKLYPVLLLGALFVLCWRAGKWRAFGAAVLGAAGAWLVVNLPVMLFAWDGWKKFYTFSQERPIDFGSVWLLISQRSGNSLDGANTYATGLTLLLCGAVGLLTLTAPRRPRFAQLAFLVVAAFILCNKVYSPQYVLWLIPLAALARPRWRDFLIWQAGEVVYFLGIWFYLAYTSSADKHQGLPVEGYQLAIIAHLLTTLYLCAVIVRDILMPERDVVRRDGSDDPSGGVLDGAEDVFVLSDAARAPQNATPSEGQRVAWGTSPQD is encoded by the coding sequence ATGACCAAGGTGCACGAGGACAGCCCCGTACTGCCCACACAGCAGGACGAGGTCGCCGCAGCCGGCAGTGAGCTCATCGGCGGCCCGCTCGGCCGCTACGCCCGCCTCGGCGGGCACTGGCTGGGGCCGGTCCGGGTCGTGGCACTCATCGCCATCGGCATGTTCGCGCTCGGCATGGTCCAGAAGCTGCCCTGCTACGACTGGGCGTGGTTCCGGGGGGCGGGCTCGCAGTACACCCACGCCTGCTACTCCGACATCCCGCACCTGTACGCGGTGCGCGGCTTCTCCGACAACCTGACGCCCTACTTCGACCGGCTCCCCGGCGACATGGAGTACCTGGAGTACCCGGTGCTCACCGGGCTCTTCATGGAGATCGCCTCCTGGCTGACCCCCGGCAGCGGCTCCATGCAGCACCGCGAACAGATGTACTGGATGGTCAACGCGGGCATGCTGATGGCCTGCGCGGCCGTCATCGCCGTGTGCGTCGCCCGCACGCACCGCCGCCGCCCCTGGGACGCCCTGCTCTTCGCCCTGGCGCCGGCCTTCGCCCTGACGGCGACGATCAACTGGGACCTGCTGGCCATCGCCCTGACCGCTGCCGGGATGCTCATGTGGTCCCGCGGCCGGACGGTCCTCTTCGGCGTCCTCATCGGCCTGGCCACCGCGGCCAAGCTCTACCCGGTCCTGCTGCTCGGCGCGCTGTTCGTGCTCTGCTGGCGGGCCGGGAAGTGGCGCGCCTTCGGCGCCGCGGTACTCGGCGCGGCCGGAGCCTGGCTCGTGGTGAACCTGCCGGTCATGCTGTTCGCCTGGGACGGCTGGAAGAAGTTCTACACCTTCAGCCAGGAACGGCCCATCGACTTCGGCTCGGTGTGGCTGCTGATCTCCCAGCGCTCGGGCAACTCGCTGGACGGCGCCAACACGTACGCGACCGGCCTGACGCTCCTGCTGTGCGGGGCCGTCGGACTGCTCACCCTGACCGCCCCCCGCCGGCCCCGCTTCGCCCAGCTGGCCTTCCTCGTCGTCGCCGCGTTCATCCTGTGCAACAAGGTCTACTCACCGCAGTACGTGTTGTGGCTGATCCCGCTCGCGGCGCTGGCCCGGCCGCGCTGGCGGGACTTCCTGATCTGGCAGGCCGGCGAGGTCGTCTACTTCCTCGGGATCTGGTTCTACCTCGCCTACACCTCCAGCGCCGACAAGCACCAGGGCCTGCCCGTGGAGGGGTACCAGCTGGCGATCATCGCCCACCTGCTGACGACCCTCTACCTGTGCGCGGTCATCGTCCGGGACATCCTGATGCCCGAGCGGGACGTCGTACGGCGGGACGGCTCGGACGACCCCTCCGGCGGCGTCCTGGACGGCGCGGAGGACGTGTTCGTGCTGTCGGACGCGGCGAGGGCGCCGCAGAACGCGACGCCCTCGGAGGGACAGCGGGTCGCCTGGGGCACGAGCCCCCAGGACTGA
- a CDS encoding lipid II:glycine glycyltransferase FemX — MSLSLRTISREQHLGYLQSLPSASHCQVPAWADVKNEWRSENLGWFNESDELVGAALVLYRQLPKVKRYLAYLPEGPVINWYAPNLEEWLQPMLAHLKHQGAFTVKMGPPVVIRRWNSTAIKAGIQDPNVKRLRDVEASVIEPRAFEVSDKLRRMGWQQAEDGGAGFGDVQPRYVFQVPLANRSLDDVLKGFNQLWRRNIKKAEKAGVEVVQGGYDDLPTWQHLYEITAERDKFRPRPLSYFQRQWTALNSEDPNRMRLYIATHEGEPLAAATMLTVGQHVWYSYGASANHKREVRPSNAMQWRMLRDSYALGASVYDLRGISDTLDENDHLFGLIQFKVGTGGEAVEYVGEWDFPLNKVLHKALDIYMSRR; from the coding sequence ATGAGCCTGTCCCTGAGGACCATCAGCCGAGAGCAGCATCTGGGTTACCTCCAGAGCCTGCCCTCGGCGAGCCACTGCCAGGTCCCGGCGTGGGCCGACGTGAAGAACGAGTGGCGTTCCGAGAACCTCGGATGGTTCAACGAGTCCGACGAACTCGTCGGAGCGGCCCTCGTGTTGTACCGGCAGCTGCCCAAGGTGAAGCGGTACCTCGCGTACCTCCCCGAGGGCCCGGTCATCAACTGGTACGCCCCGAATCTGGAGGAATGGCTCCAGCCGATGCTGGCCCACCTCAAGCACCAGGGCGCCTTCACCGTGAAGATGGGCCCGCCCGTCGTCATCCGCCGCTGGAACTCCACCGCCATCAAGGCCGGTATCCAGGACCCGAACGTGAAGCGCCTGCGCGACGTGGAGGCCTCGGTCATCGAGCCCCGCGCCTTCGAGGTGTCGGACAAGCTGCGCCGCATGGGCTGGCAGCAGGCCGAGGACGGTGGCGCCGGCTTCGGTGACGTCCAGCCGCGCTACGTCTTCCAGGTGCCGCTGGCCAACCGCTCGCTGGACGACGTCCTCAAGGGCTTCAACCAGCTGTGGCGCCGCAACATCAAGAAGGCCGAGAAGGCCGGTGTCGAGGTCGTCCAGGGCGGCTACGACGACCTGCCGACCTGGCAGCACCTGTACGAGATCACGGCCGAGCGCGACAAGTTCCGCCCGCGTCCGCTCAGCTACTTCCAGCGCCAGTGGACGGCCCTCAACTCCGAGGACCCCAACCGGATGCGGCTCTACATCGCCACGCACGAGGGAGAGCCGCTGGCCGCCGCCACGATGCTCACCGTCGGCCAGCACGTCTGGTACTCGTACGGCGCCTCCGCCAACCACAAGCGCGAGGTCCGCCCCTCGAACGCGATGCAGTGGCGCATGCTGCGCGACTCGTACGCGCTCGGCGCAAGCGTCTACGACCTGCGCGGCATCTCTGACACCCTGGACGAGAACGATCATTTGTTCGGTCTGATCCAGTTCAAGGTCGGTACGGGCGGCGAGGCCGTGGAGTACGTCGGCGAGTGGGACTTCCCGCTCAACAAGGTGCTGCACAAGGCCCTCGACATCTACATGTCGCGCCGCTGA
- a CDS encoding inositol-3-phosphate synthase, whose protein sequence is MGSVRVAIVGVGNCAASLVQGVEYYKDADPAAKVPGLMHVQFGDYHVSDIEFVAAFDVDAKKVGLDLSDAIGASENNTIKICDVPNAGVTVQRGHTFDGLGKYYRMTIEESAEAPVDVVQVLKDREVDVLICYLPVGSEDAAKFYAQCAIDAKVAFVNALPVFIAGTKEWADKFTEAGVPIVGDDIKSQVGATITHRVMAKLFEDRGVRLERTMQLNVGGNMDFKNMLERDRLESKKISKTQAVTSQIPDRELGEKNVHIGPSDYVAWLDDRKWAYVRLEGRAFGDVPLNLEYKLEVWDSPNSAGVIIDALRAAKIAKDRGIGGPILSASSYFMKSPPVQYFDDEALANVEKFIKGEVER, encoded by the coding sequence ATGGGTTCGGTTCGCGTAGCCATCGTCGGCGTAGGCAACTGCGCCGCCTCGCTGGTGCAGGGCGTCGAGTACTACAAGGACGCCGACCCGGCGGCCAAGGTCCCCGGTCTGATGCACGTCCAGTTCGGCGACTACCACGTGAGTGACATCGAGTTCGTCGCCGCGTTCGACGTCGACGCGAAGAAGGTCGGCCTCGACCTTTCGGACGCCATCGGCGCCAGCGAGAACAACACCATCAAGATCTGCGACGTCCCGAACGCCGGTGTGACCGTCCAGCGCGGCCACACCTTCGACGGCCTGGGCAAGTACTACCGCATGACGATCGAGGAGTCCGCCGAGGCTCCGGTCGACGTGGTCCAGGTCCTCAAGGACCGCGAGGTCGACGTCCTGATCTGCTACCTGCCCGTCGGTTCCGAGGACGCGGCGAAGTTCTACGCCCAGTGCGCCATCGACGCCAAGGTCGCCTTCGTCAACGCCCTCCCGGTCTTCATCGCCGGCACCAAGGAGTGGGCCGACAAGTTCACCGAGGCCGGTGTCCCGATCGTCGGCGACGACATCAAGTCGCAGGTCGGCGCCACCATCACGCACCGCGTGATGGCGAAGCTGTTCGAAGACCGCGGTGTCCGTCTCGAGCGCACCATGCAGCTCAACGTCGGCGGCAACATGGACTTCAAGAACATGCTCGAGCGCGACCGCCTCGAGTCGAAGAAGATCTCCAAGACGCAGGCCGTCACCTCGCAGATCCCCGACCGTGAGCTCGGCGAGAAGAACGTCCACATCGGCCCGTCCGACTACGTCGCGTGGCTCGACGACCGCAAGTGGGCCTACGTCCGCCTCGAGGGTCGCGCCTTCGGCGACGTCCCGCTGAACCTCGAGTACAAGCTCGAGGTGTGGGACTCCCCGAACTCGGCCGGTGTCATCATCGACGCCCTGCGCGCTGCGAAGATCGCCAAGGACCGCGGTATCGGCGGCCCGATCCTGTCGGCGTCCAGCTACTTCATGAAGTCCCCGCCGGTGCAGTACTTCGACGACGAGGCCCTGGCCAACGTCGAGAAGTTCATCAAGGGCGAGGTCGAGCGCTAA